The DNA sequence CAATTAGTTAAATcatgaataacattttttttaattacatttttttgtgaaggttaaatgttatataactgctctcgTTTTTAATTAGGGTATTTCacactgcttctaacaaaacctaacatgcccctgtacaaccttttaaaatactgcagcatgtccacagtagtaagtaatcaaactgtATTTAGCATGTGAGCATTGCTTGTAAACATTGGTGTCAATCATTGTCTGTGCCTAATAAgtgccaaaaacacacaaaaaaattaaaacgtgGAACCTGGATGAAATTATCAGTCATGTTTATAGTGTATCCCTGCAGGGTTTCCAGGTCATTTTGTGAGCAGGTGAAATTCAGGAGTACAGACAGGTGGATGTATGTCTCATTCAACAAGGGCGTTCTGCTACATGATTTGAATCCAAAAGGAAACTAATAGAAAGAATTTCACTTTTCACTGGAGGATATATTTGAGTATTACTACTGGCTTGTTTCCATTTTGTGATCCTTGGCCTTGCTCTAGTTGTGAAAGAAGTTTGGCCCGAAGACCACGCCCACAACACAGGTCAAGACGAACAGGATCCAGAAGATGAGGGCCAGCAGCTGGACACACACCAGGGCCCGCCGCTGCTCCTGCTGTACCTCTAAACTACCAGCAGAGGGAGCTGGGGGGCGGTGCTCCTCTCCTGTCCCCATCTGCTCCACGCGCAGGCTGACCGTGGGCAGGATGATGAAGCGAGCGTCCCGAGACTCCAGGGACAGCACCACCCGTTGGGTGATGGTGGTCAGACGGGTGGAGACGGAGACTGGCATACGGAATGCCAGCGGGGGCAGCTGGGCCAAAATGCGAGAGTtgcaggggagggagagggcgtCCCCCATCTCCAGGGGAGTGGGATGGCGACACAGGGGGCAGGAGATCGATGGGGGGCTGTGGGGATCGGGCGGCTGGGTGGGTGACAGCTGGATCCTCTGTAAGCACTCAGTGCAGAACACGTGAAGACACTCCAGCATGCGGGGGCATTTCCCTCCCTGGTTGTATTCCTGGTAGCAGATGGGGCATTCCACCTCAGCCGCCTCCACAGAGCCAGTCTGCTGGTCCAGCTGGTTTGGTTGCACTGTGCCTGGAATCTCCGTCATGGatacagacagagcaggagagcacTGCCGGAATTTTTTTAGAGTGGTTCTATTGTAGAAACCTGGATATATGCAAAAGAGACTACAGTCAATAATGCCTGCATAACCTTTTTCCACTCTCTTACATTGTGCATCTGAACCAGGTTACTgctgtgaattattttaaaacatatgaTTGACAGTATAGAAATATAGTATGTTCCCTGTCCGTTCCTCAGCCAGCACACACAATTCTTTCCCAGACGGTTGCTCCACAACACGAAAGTGAGTCATGAGTTAATGAAGCAATAACAATAGACGTAGCAAAACTGTGACGTGTTCAGCTTTCTGGGTACTTTCCCAGTCAGTTGTTGAACTTTGAACTGTTTGCAGTGACATCAATGTGGATTTATTCTAGTTTCCTGTACTTCAGCTTTATCCtaacaaatgctttttatggTTCTCTATTTCCCTGTCCTCCCTCTTTGTGTggcaatgtttatttataataatgtatATTTACAGTTAATCACATTCTTATAAATAGCTTACCTTGGCTACCCTGTTTTTAATATGTTCTCAAATATTgatcaactttttaaaaaaatatccttACCTGTTATGTTTTTATGATTGCCCAGAATTGACCCACTTTGACTTTTGAATTGAGATCCCTCTTTACTGATCAAAGATAATGCTTTGGTCAAAATTCTCTTGATATGAGTTACACTACTCCCAAACTTCCTGGGTACCCCTAGCCAGATCCAGGCATTTGATGTGTTCTATCTTAAGCATGCCTGATACAACTAATCAAGTACACAATTAAGTAGACTGAAAAAGGAATATATCGCAGGTATGATAATCCTTCAGTAGAATATAGTGACTCAGTAGTAATATTGATAAGATTGAGAAGCAATAATTGTATGTGAGCGCACTTCTGTAGACTCAACTGAATATATAACATATGTAAAGTATACcctggtgtttatttgtgtggaCTTCTAGTCCCAGGCcactactgacacagacacagcaacaCTAACTTGGGGTAGTTGCCTGGCAATGCAAACCCACTCTCTGAGGACAGTTAGCAGATTGGAAGATCGGAGACCAaaggcatacacacatatgggtaacacacacacacacacacacacacacacacacacaatgcataatGTTTCAATTTTACATCCCAGGAAAATGATAAACATTGCTGGAAAACATAAACATTACGAAAATGAAAGCTAATACCAAACCAAAGTGAACCAAAGACAAATGATTAATTACTGCTTTCAAATATTTCCATGTCATGCAATGTGAAGACCTTCTGGgctaaaaatttttttttttaacttacagatattttgtatttgtgtgtgtgtgtacagatgggTTAAAGACAGGGtacacacaaagaaagaaatcaaaGATTCAAAGAAGTTGTATTTACCCCTTCAGTAGTCTCTGTAGCCGAAGTGAACGTCAGTGTTCTTCTGGAGTCCCAAAATCCTAATCCATAATCCCATCACCTCCTTCTCTTTTACGTCAGATATCAGTATGAAGCTGCTCTGACAATGACTCCTCTCTTCACCTGTTTGTATCCATTTAAATCAGTATCACTCTATCTGTTCATTAGTCTTTTACTgctactctctctcactctctctcctctatccATTCCCTGCTTGCTCCCATACCCAGGGAGTTGAGCAGGGTTACCCAGACGTTATTTCCCTGGCTGTGTGCGGGTTACTAGGACAGGGAATAGCATGAataagccccctcccccaaacattGTTCAAAAGGCCCTCTAGGATCAAACAAACTGACAGGCTATTCCCATTTTGATGGATCCACCTCACCTTGCCATCCATCCTCACCTTCCTTGCATCCACATATAAACCACAAtgcagctttgtttttttcccagtgctCCCTTCTCTCCGGTGCAGGAAAGTAACAAGTggtattttgcattatttcatGATCAACAACAGAACAACAATCTAGCCTACCAGAGTTTAAGTTTAGAGGCAAAATCCTTGTGCTCCTGTACCTGAATTACAGACTTATGTCTGTGGAATAATGTCCTGTGTATTGGCTTGAATAggattttaatgtgttttatatagCTAGATCTTCACAGCCAATCTGGAAATTGAATGCATTGCATACTTCTCCATTGTTCTTGGACCACTGTGATGAGAGAACATTCACACATGATTGACAGTAATTCTCAGTGAAAAGATCCAACACTAATTTCTGTTGAATCATAATAGAGGCCCCCACACCTGTCTGCTCAAGTTTGGTAATTCAACAAAAGTTTGCATTCCAgtgtttaaaggcatactatgcaggaatGTTTCTcaccttgctgtggtcctgtgtttacaaccAAAGAAGGCTCTTCCTCTGTCTTCAACCTTGCCCACTGACCTCCAAGTACCCAACGGAGTCACTGACACTTTATTCTATAATTGGTTACTGAAGTTACTGATAATATGCCCACTTCGGGTCATATAGGCAATGGACTAGAAGATTTATGCTATAGAAATTGGTTCAAAGGAAGTTATTtaagttaaaaatgaatgtcagCCAAGccaagtcacacacacacatacacacacacataaagaaaaGACATACAATACTATGTTTATTTTGCCACTATCTTCAATATCTCACAAAATTTTCTTCACTGTTTCGTGGTGATTTTTTGAAGTTCATTATTAATTGTTCCCTGGGGCCAAAGCAGTTGAATGAGTCACTGCACTGTTAATGAATGTGACCAATAGACAGAGTTAACTGCACGCTGTCTTCTTTTAAGTCTTGTTTTCATTAGCCAGCTCACACAATCTGCAataccaggcctgaacccccaaaaagcaagcacatgaggtaaaaataaACTCCCAGAGGAGAGAAAAACCTTCAAACAGCGGTGAGAAAAACTCCCAGATGGGAAGAAATTgcagcccatcctccactggccagtctCGTGTAAACCAGTggtataatgtaaatgtaacagaaAGCGaataagggatctatcacagcaattAAAATTAGTTGAGCGTGTTACAGGTGAGGTATTAAACTAAATGGAATAGTTGAAGTCCAAATTGTATCATTAAGTATATCACAATTTAGAGGGGCCAGGGGAGTAACAGGGTTGTAGCGATCCCATGAACTGAGGGCAGGGAAACAAGGCTGGAGCAATGAACTCAgactgaggggggtggggggggggggggggggggtaggagtcCCAGGAAAAATATTATACTAAATAGGTACTATAAAGATTGTCAacacacaaagtaaatgtaCTGGAGCCCCACCTGGATTTCAATTTATGCACTAACCATGCAGGGCTAACTCAGATCATACACTACATtcccaaaagtatgtggacaccccttctaattaatGGTTTTGGCTATATCAGCCACACTAATTTCTagcaggtgcataaaatcaagcatacagccatgcaatctccattgacaaactgTCCATTGGCACTATCATAGGATCCCACCTTTCCAACAAATCAGTTTGTCAagtttctgccctgctagagctgccccactcaactgtaagtgctgttattgtgaagtggaaacatacaGGGAAAATCTTAAAGTTACAGCATAAAATAGCATTCTAGAGAACTGTGTGCTTCCAAAATTGTGGCAAAAGTTAGGGGAAGGCCtattcctgtttcagtatgacaatgccccagtgcacaaagcaaggtccgtAAAGAAacggtttgctgagtttggtaggggagtgtggtgtggggatggctggtttaagcagccacacctgccctgggtcaagctaattagacctggccaattggataattggtgaagaattagataattggccaggctaattggacccaggaacaggagtggctgcacctgtgcgtagtgaggtaatcactgcgcacaggttaaatctgccatccccacccacaccaggcagCTTCCGTCATGACAGggttaacatctgctcatttggctataccatcttgccaaaccctcgtggaataaatgtggactgtttt is a window from the Anguilla anguilla isolate fAngAng1 chromosome 3, fAngAng1.pri, whole genome shotgun sequence genome containing:
- the si:ch73-335l21.2 gene encoding RING finger protein 223; the encoded protein is MTEIPGTVQPNQLDQQTGSVEAAEVECPICYQEYNQGGKCPRMLECLHVFCTECLQRIQLSPTQPPDPHSPPSISCPLCRHPTPLEMGDALSLPCNSRILAQLPPLAFRMPVSVSTRLTTITQRVVLSLESRDARFIILPTVSLRVEQMGTGEEHRPPAPSAGSLEVQQEQRRALVCVQLLALIFWILFVLTCVVGVVFGPNFFHN